The Maritimibacter sp. DP1N21-5 sequence CATAACGACATGCAACGACAGGTTCGCCGACATGTTCGGCTACGGTCCGGCGGAGCTTGAAGGCGCGTCGGTGGCCGCGCTCTATCCATCGCACGACGAGTTTTCCCATATCGGTGCGAGGTGGCTGAAAGAGCTAGGCCCGTCTCAGCGGTTCGAAGATCAGCGTATCATGAAGCGGCGAGACGGTTCGTTGTTCTGGTGTCAGGTGATCGGTCGTTCGCTGTCACGCAACGACCTCTTTCGTGAGTGTGTGTGGTCGTTCCATGACCTGTCGCATCACCGAAGCGTTGCCGACCTGACGGTTCGGGAACGTGAGGTCGCGATGCTCTGCGTATCCGGCGCGACGAGCAAGGAGATCGGGCGGGCGTTGGGCATTTCGCACCGCACTGCCGAAGCCCATCGCGCGCGGCTCATGCGCAAGCTGGGCGCCCGGACCGCAGCGGAGCTTCTGGCCCGGATTGCCGGACTGCCAAGCTGACGATCCTCGCATTATTCGGAGAGCGCCCGGCAAGTCCCCCCGAAAGGGACTCGAAATGTCCGGTCTTTTCGTCCAGACTCGGCGCAAAGCCGCTCAAGCCCCGTGGAGAGATCTTGGCCAGACCCATTCCCGCCCATCGTCGCCTCGCCGAAGAGATCCGGCGCCGTATCGTCGCGAGTACATATGAGGAAGAGCTGCCGCCCGAGGTCCAGCTCATGAAGGAATTCGACGTGAGCCGTCACACCATGCGGATCGCGTTGCAGCATCTGGTCGATGACGGGCTCATCGTACGGATGCCGGGAAGCGGGACCAGGATCGTGCGCAAAGGGCGGGCAGGGTATTGGGCCATCGGCTCGCTCGACGATCTGACGGGCGAGTTCAAGGTCGAGCAATCGCTGACGATCAGCGCCCAGCAGGAACCCGCAAAGGCGTTTCCCGAGGTCGTGGAAATATTGGGGCTTCGGCCGACGTCCAAGGTCTTTCACATCCTTCGCGTCCTGACCACGGACGGGATCCCCTATGGAGTGTCCAATCTCTTTGCGCCGATGTCACTCGTGAAGAATATTCCGGACGCCGAGCTCGGACAGACCTATTTCGTGGATCTCGTTCAGAAATACAGCGGCCATACCGCGTCGCGCACGCGGCAGGCGATTTCCGCCGGTGCGGTCGATCCCGAGGCGGCACGCCAGCTCGGGATCGAGGCGGGAGCGCCGGTTCTTGTCATCAAACGGACGTATTTCGCGTCTGATAACCTGCCGTTGGTCCATGTCCATCTGACATGCCGTTCGGATCGGTACGAGCAGGTCGTCACCTATCTGCGCGAGCGTCGGGACGACGATCCGACGGCGTAGGTCGGGGAGCCTCAGGCACCCCTCCGTGCCGCCGCCGCCAGAGTGTCCCGGTCGTCCGGATGTGCGATGGCGATCATCGCCGCGGCGCGCTCCGACAGATTACGCCCGCGCAGTTCTGCGGCGCCGTATTCTGTGACCACGATGTCGGCGTCCGACCGTGCAAGCGTCACAACGCCAGACCGCACCAGTGGCACGATACGGCTTTGCCCTGATCCGGTTCGCGACGGCAAGGCGAGGATCGACCGTCCTCCAGCGGACGCGAGCGCGCCGCGGGCAAAGTCGTTCAGCCCGCCGATGGTGCCGTAGTAGCGGGAGCCGACCAATTCAGCCCCGGCTTGGCCCGTGATGTCCACTTCGATGGCCGAGTTCAGGGACACGAAATTCGGAATGGCCGCCAAGGTGCCGATGGCGTGGGTTCTGGACACGGGTTCGATGGCAACCTGGGGGTTCTCGTGGGCAAGCTCGAACAGGGCGCGCGACCCGGCCAAGACCCCCGTGACCGACACGCCGGGGTCAACCGATTTGCGGCTGTTGTCGATGATCCCGGCGCGGATCAAGTCGGCCACGCGGTCGCCTATTACGCCCGAATGCAATCCCAGCGCGCGGCGGTCAGACAAGGCTTCGGCCAGCGCGTTTGGGATCGAGCCAATCCCGATCTGAAGCGTGTCGCCGTCTCCGACGAAGTGGGCCACGTTGCGCGCGATCCGCCGCTCCAATTCGGTCGGCGTCGGCTGGGCCTGTTCGATCAGCGGCCGTGAAACATGAACGACATGCGTGAAGTCCGACATGTCGAACACCGTGCTGCTGGTGCTATCGGGCGCCTGTTCGTTGACTTCTGCAATCGCCACGCGCGACTTTGAAAGCGCCTCGTGGACATAGCCGTTGACCGCCCCGGTGCCGAGCCGGCCATCCGCCCGCCGCGACACCTGCAGAATGACGACATCAAAGCGGAGTTGCCCCGCTGCGACAAGCCTCGGAACGTGGGACAGGTGGCAGGGGATCACGTCAATGAGGCCTTTCTCAGCCAAGGCGCGCGTGGTTCCCACTGCACCCATGCCCGTAAACCGGATGCGGCCCGCATGTTCCGGTCGGATCAGCCCCGAATAACTGGCCCCCAGAAAGACCTCGACGGGGGGCACGTCATCGAGTTGGGACAAGAGTCGTTCGATCGTGCTGACCGGTTCGCCCGCGCCTTGGGTCCAGATGATCCGGTCACCTTCACGCAGCAGGTCGGGAAAGTTCAGGTGAGTTGATGAAAGGACACGGGTCATTGCGCCACGCCTCGCGGCACGAGGCCATGCACGATGGGGTCGCCGTATTGGACCGCCAGCAGATTGTCGCAGACCATCGCGATATCCTTGAGCACGTTGAGCCGCGATCCTGCGGCGAGATGCGGCGTCAGAACTACGTTGGGCAGGGCGGTGATCCGGTCCGGTCCGCGCGGTTCGTGGCCATGCACGTCGAGCGCTGCGGCGGAGAGACGTCCGGTTTCGAGGGCGTCGCAGAGCGCGTCCTCATCGACGATGCTGCCCCGCGAGGTGTTGATGAGGATGGCCTCCGGCTTCATCAACGCGATCTCCCTTGCACCGACCGCTTTGCGGTTTGCGGGGGTGCCGGGGATGTGGATCGACAGGATATCGGCGCGGGCAAAGAGCGCGGCCTTGTCGACGCGTTCGGCTGCGAGGGTCCGCGCGACCGCGGGCGGCAGGGGGCTTTCGTCGCAATAGAGGAGCCGCATCCCAAACGCGCGCGCCCGCTCGGCAAGGAGGGTGCCGACCTCGCCCATGCCGAGGATGCCGAGCGTTTTACCGTAGAGGCTTTCGATCCCCGTCATGCCGGGCCAGTTGTAGGCGACCTCCCCGGCTTTGCCCGGCGCATATTCTGCCCTTCGCACCGCATGATCGCAGGGGATGAGCCTCCGGCTCGCAGCGAGCATGAGCATGAGGCAGTGCTCGGCCACGGTCACGAGACTTGGCCGGGTGATACAGGACACTGCGATACCGCGTTCGGAGGCTGCGTCGAGGTCGATGGTATGCGGGCCGCTCCCAAGGCGCTGGATCAGCCTGAGGTTCGGATGGGCATCTAAAATGTCCGTATCGATTCGGCCGCGCCGGAACACAAGGACCGCGCTGTCTTCTGGCGAAACGGACAGGGCCTCGGGGGCGATGTGGTAGGCCTCCAGCCTCCGCGTCAGGGCCGCCCATGCGGATGCCTCGATTTTCTCGGGACTGAAGAAGTCGCGCACGTAATCTGCGCTTGTACCATTTGGTCCGGCGAGGAGGGCGGGGATCAGCCTAATGACGTGGTCATCGTCGAGGAACCTGATGGCGAGCGGGGGCGGGGGCGTCATGGTGGGCATCGCAGATCCTTTACGGACGATCATTTTGGTTTGCAAATGTACGTACATTATGGTAGCGCCGATGTCGAGACAAACGATCAGCCGTCTACGACAGGGATGGCGACCATGGAGGAAGACCACATGAACACCGTAGCTTCGCCTGCGCCCTTGCAGACGACCACGTTTCTGAACTGGATCGGCAATAAGGACATGCCCGCCGCCTCGGGCAAGACCTTTGACCACATCAGCCCGATCGACGGTTCGGTGGTCGCGCGGTTTGCCGACAGCGGTGAGGAGGATGCGCGCCGGGCGGTCGAACTGGCGCGCAAGACCTTCGACTCCGGCGTCTGGTCCAATGCACCCGCACGCAGTCGCTTCGAGGTGCTGCGCCGCGTGGCGCGCATCATCGAAGACAACAAACAGGAGCTGGCCGAGCGGATGGTGCTGGAAAGCGGTAAGCCGGTGAGCACCGCGATGGGCGAAATCATGGGGGCCGTGAAGACCTTCGAGTATTACGCAGGGGCGACGCTGGACCTCGAGGGCTCGGCGATCAGCGACCGCAATCCGCAGGCCTTCGGGCTGATCCTGCGGGAACCCGTAGGTGTGGCCGCCTTCATCACTCCGTGGAACTTCCCCTTGCTGAACCCGGTGTGCAAGATCGCCCCGGCGTTGGCCGCAGGCTGCGTCGTCGTGGCAAAGCCGTCGCATCTATGCAGCAGTCCGACGGTGCTGCTCGCGCGCTATCTGGCCCAAGCGGGCGTGCCGGACGGTGTCGTGAGCGTCATCACCTCGCAAAAGGACCGCGGCGCGGTGGTGGGCCAGTACCTGTCGTCCTCGCCGCTCGTGGACAAGGTCGCTTTCACCGGTTCGACCGCGACAGGGCGGGCGGTGATGCGCGCAGCGGCGACCAACAACAAGAAGGTCGCGCTCGAACTGGGCGGCAAGTCGGCAAACATCGTGTTCGAGGATGCCGACCTCGATACGGCGGCGGCCACGGCGATCGCCGCTTTCTGCTACAACAGCGGGCAACAATGTTCGGCAGGAACGCGGCTTCTGGTGCAACGGTCGATCTATGACGATTTCATGGAGCGGGTTCTGGCGCAGGCGGGCAAGCAGATCGTCGGCGACCCGCGTGATGCGGCCACGACGATGGGGCCCCTCGTGAACCGCGAACAGTATGACCGTGTTCGTGGCCATGTGAACGTCGGGCACGATTGCGGGACGCTTCTGACCGGCGGGAGCCGGCCGGACGACAGCCGGCTCGATGACGGGCTTTATCTCATGCCTACGATTTTCGGCGGCGTGGACAACCAGAGCCGCCTTGCGCAGGAAGAGGTCTTTGGACCGATCCTCGCTGTCATCCCCTTTGACGACACCGACGCGGCCATTCGGCTCGCCAATGACAGCGCCTATGGGCTTGCGGGCGGTGTCTGGACGCGAAACCTCGACCGGGCCTTCAAGGTGATCAAGGGCGTTCGGACCGGCAAGATGTTCGTGAACGGCTACAACAACGTCGGCATAGATGACATGCCGCATGGCGGCTACAAGGACAGCGGCGTGGGCCGGGAATTCGGGCGGGAAGGACTTGCCGAGTATCAGCAGGTCAAGACTGTCCAGATCAAGCTGGCCTAGGGCAGGTCATGGAAACGCCGCGGCAGGTTCTCGTCACCGGGGGAGCCGGGTGCCTGGGCCTGCCGGTGATCCGGGCACTGCTGGATCGGGGGCACCGGGTGCGTTCGCTCGACACGGTTCTCGCGGACCCGTCGCAGTGCGGTGTCTGGAAACTGTCGGGGGACGAGGTCGACTGGCGGATTTCGGACCTGCGTGACCGGGCCGCGGTGCGTGCGGCGCTGTCAGGATGCGATGCGGTCGTACATGCGGCGGCGCTCGACCTGCCGACCTCTGCGGAGCGTCCTGAAGACGCGGTGGCCGTCAACGGTCTCGCGACCATCGCGCTGATGGAAGCAGCGGCGGAGCTGGGTGTCGGCATTTTCACCCTGATCTCATCGGCCGCCGCGTCCTGCAAGCCGCCGAGCGTCTATGGCAGCCTGAAGCTGTTGGCCGAGTATGTCCTGGAGGAAACCGCGCAGCGCACGGGGATGACGGCGCGGGTGATCCGCCCCTTCGTCATCTTTGGCCCCGGTCGCCACCGGGGCATCAGTGCGGGCTTGTCACAAGCCTGCGCGGAGGCCGCGCAAGGTCGGGCGAGCGTGATCCCCTTTTCGGGTCTGTCATGGTTCGACCCGCTCGACCAGCTCGCCAACGTCATCGCCGAGAGCCTTGGCGCACAACAGGGTGACGCGTCTCCGGTTATGCCCGCGCTCGCGGGCGACACGCGCGCGATGGCTGATGCCCTGTCCCGGCTTTCCGGTCAGAAGGTTACGGTGCAGGGCCCGCCGCTCCCGGCGTTTCGGCCTGTAGACGCCGCCGCCGTCGCGCGCGATGCGCTTGCGCTCGAGCGGGCGTTGTCGCGGGCCGTAGAGAATTATCGCCGGAGCGAGATATCAGTTGACACGGTTTAAATGTACGGACATTTTGAAGCGACTGGAGCGCATCGAGCGCCCGGCTATGAGGGAGGAAGAACCTTGGTGAAGTCTGCAATTCGTGCCGCGCTCCTGCTGGCGGCAACCTATGTGCCCGCCGCGGCGCAGGGCATCCCGGAAATGAACTTCAAGTATGCGTCCGTGCTGCCGCAGGGGAACGCGATTTCGGACGTGGACGAATATTTCGTCGACAAGCTGACCGAGTTGTCCGACGGCAACCTGACGGCGGAAATCTACTGGACCCGGTCGCTCGGCAAGGCTGACGAGATGATGACGCTCGTTGAAGCTGGCGCCATCGACTTCACGATGCTCGAAACCGGGCAGTACAGCGAAACCCAGTTCTCGGGTGTGACCAACGCGCTGCCGATGGTGTTCTTCAGCGCCGATGAAGTTCTGGAAGCGTCGCAGGCCCTGCTGGCGAGCGATGTCGTGCAGCAGGAGCTCGCGGCCATCGGTGGCCAGGTCACTCTGGTCCGTCCGTCGCCCGGATACTACCTGCTTTGCAAGGACCCGATCCAGTCGACGGCGGATTTCAAAGGCAAGAAACTGCGCGGGTACGGCGCCTATGTTCCGCTGATGTGGGAGGCGCTGGGCGCCGTTCCGGTCAACGTGGCTTCGAACGAGCTTTACGAGGCGCTCGACAAAGGCATCATCGACTGCGCCTATCTCCCGCCGTCGTTCCTTGCGGCCTTCAAGCTGGGCGAAGTGGCAAAGTACCTCGTCGACTACTCCTTCGGGATGATCGAGCTTGCCCCCATCGTGACCCCGACCGTCGTCTGGGAGGGATGGTCGCCCGAGGTGCAGGCGGTGGTCACGCAGGCCGCTCGCGATGCCGAGGCCTGGGGCGCGGATCACATTCAGCAGAACGCCGAAGAAAGCATCCAGTCGATGGTCGACATTGGCGTCGAAGTGGTTCCAGTGTCCGATCCGGAAGCGATCGAGGCTGCCATTCCGGACATGCTGGACATCTGGTCGGCCAAGCTCGAGGGCGAAGGCCGAGGGGAAGAGGCCGCGGCGGTCGTCGAGATTATCCGCGCCACGCTCGCAGACTGACATAGGCTGGAGGCAGACGTGCGGCCCGGCTCACGCCGGGTCGTATGATTGAGGGAGGACATCTTGAGTCAAGTTCTGAAAATGGCGGATGGCACGATCGCCCTGCTGGCCAAGGCCGCGACGGCCTGCGCGGCAGGGGTCGTCCTTGTCCTCATGGTGCTGGGGGTGGCGGACCGTGTCCTGACCGAATTTTTCGCCCGCCCGATCCCCAGCGCGATCGAATTTCAGCGGCTGTTCGAAGCGGTGCTCATCTTTCTGGGGCTGGCCGGGGTTCAGTACCGGAAGGCCCATATCAAGATCGACATCTTGTCCGAGATCTTTGGCCCCCGGCTCGAACGGATCACCGACATCTTCGGCCAGATCGTTTCGATCCTGTTCTACGCGCTCATCTCCTGGCAGGCCTATCTTCTGGCCGCGCGCAGCATCGCAGTTGGCGAGACATCGGCAGGTCGCATCGACATCCCGGTCGCTCCCTTCAAGGCCTTTGTGTTTATCGGAATGACGATTGCGCTCGTTGAAGCCACGCGGCAGCTCGTCCACCTCCTGCGTCCGCGCGGGGCGCCCGTGATGGAAGGCCAATAACATGGATCCCGTCGTTCTGGGGCTTCTGTCCCTTGTCGCTATCGTGATCATCTCGCTCTTCGGGGCGCCAATCGGCGCGTCCATCGGGCTCGTGTCCGCCTTCGGTTTGTGGATGACCTCGGGCTGGACCCTGATGACCGTCAACCTGAGGACGATCCCGTTTTCGACCGCGGCAGAATACGCTTTCATCGTCGTTCCAATGTTCGTGCTGATGGGCAACGTCGCGGCCTCTGCCGGGATCATCGAGTCATTGTTCACGGTGGCCGCGCGCTGGCTTGAACGGGTGCGCGGCGGGCTTCTGGTCGCAGTGACCCTTGCATCCGCCGGTTTCGCGGCTGTGTCCGGGTCGACAGTGGTCAACGCGGCCGTCTTTACGCGCATGGCCCTGCCCGAGATGGTGCGGCAGGGCTACGACGCCCGCATCAGCGCCGCCGCCATCGCTGCGGCCGGCACGTTCGCGGTCATGATCCCGCCGTCGCTCGGGTTCGTGCTGTACGGCATCATGACCACGGAATCGGTCGGCAAGCTGTTCATGGCCGGCCTTTTGCCGGGCGTCTTGACCGCGGTCGTCTATGTCCTGTTGATCCTCGTCGGCGTCCGCCTTCGTCCGCATTGGGCCCCGGTCCCCGTCAACACCACGTCCTTCTCCGAAAAGCTCGCCTCGCTCAAGACCCTCTGGGGCATGGGGCTGCTCGTCGCGATCGTATTGGGCGGAATCTACACCGGGTTCATGCCGCCCTCGGTCGCAGGTGCCGTCGGCGCAATGGGGGCGATCCTGATCAGCCTTGCACAGCGCAGGCTGACATGGGCCTCGCTCTGGGGTGATCTGAGCCGCACGGCGGTACTGACCAGTTCCCTGTTCTTTATCGTGATTTCAGGGTTCATCTTCGCTCGCTTCCTGACGACCAGTGGCTTTGTCCCGGAGCTGACGGATGCGGTCAGCGGGGCCGGCATCGGCAAGTGGGAATTTCTTGCCATCGTCACGGTGACCTATCTGGTTCTGGGCATGTTCATCGACGGCGCATCGATGGCCGTGATCACGCTGCCGTTTGTCTATCCAATCGCGCAGGAGCTGGGGATCGACGGTCTTTGGTTCGGCGTCCTCTTCGTCAAGCTCGTCGAGATCGGGGCGATCACACCCCCGGTGGGTCTGAACCTCTTCACGGTGGTCGCCGCCAGCGAGGGCCGCATGAAGGCGGTGGATCTGATCCGAGGCATCATGCCCTTTCTTCTGGCTGAGATCATCGTCCTTGTCCTCATCGTTGCGTTCCCGGCCATTTCGACATGGCTGCCCGCTCAAATGAACTAGTCCCCGTTTGAACGGGGCACTCGATGAACCAGATCGGGTCAAACCGAACGTTTGGAGCCTATCATGAAAGCCGTCGGCTATCTCACGTCGCGTCCTGCGACCGATCCCCAATCGCTCTTCGACTTCGAAGCGCAGACACCGCGGGCCGAGGGACGAGACCTGCTCATTCGGGTCGAGGCGATTTCCGTCAATCCCCTCGATGCCGTGCAGCGGATGCGGCGCGAGCGGGCGGAGGGGCCGCCGATCATCCTTGGCTGGGACGCAGCCGGAACAGTGGTCGCCCGGGGACCGGACGCGCACCTCTTTGACGTCGGGGCGGCGG is a genomic window containing:
- a CDS encoding LuxR C-terminal-related transcriptional regulator; translated protein: METDLVSAAAAFTLAPVGLMVSRYRLITTCNDRFADMFGYGPAELEGASVAALYPSHDEFSHIGARWLKELGPSQRFEDQRIMKRRDGSLFWCQVIGRSLSRNDLFRECVWSFHDLSHHRSVADLTVREREVAMLCVSGATSKEIGRALGISHRTAEAHRARLMRKLGARTAAELLARIAGLPS
- a CDS encoding GntR family transcriptional regulator produces the protein MARPIPAHRRLAEEIRRRIVASTYEEELPPEVQLMKEFDVSRHTMRIALQHLVDDGLIVRMPGSGTRIVRKGRAGYWAIGSLDDLTGEFKVEQSLTISAQQEPAKAFPEVVEILGLRPTSKVFHILRVLTTDGIPYGVSNLFAPMSLVKNIPDAELGQTYFVDLVQKYSGHTASRTRQAISAGAVDPEAARQLGIEAGAPVLVIKRTYFASDNLPLVHVHLTCRSDRYEQVVTYLRERRDDDPTA
- a CDS encoding acetyl-CoA hydrolase/transferase family protein — encoded protein: MTRVLSSTHLNFPDLLREGDRIIWTQGAGEPVSTIERLLSQLDDVPPVEVFLGASYSGLIRPEHAGRIRFTGMGAVGTTRALAEKGLIDVIPCHLSHVPRLVAAGQLRFDVVILQVSRRADGRLGTGAVNGYVHEALSKSRVAIAEVNEQAPDSTSSTVFDMSDFTHVVHVSRPLIEQAQPTPTELERRIARNVAHFVGDGDTLQIGIGSIPNALAEALSDRRALGLHSGVIGDRVADLIRAGIIDNSRKSVDPGVSVTGVLAGSRALFELAHENPQVAIEPVSRTHAIGTLAAIPNFVSLNSAIEVDITGQAGAELVGSRYYGTIGGLNDFARGALASAGGRSILALPSRTGSGQSRIVPLVRSGVVTLARSDADIVVTEYGAAELRGRNLSERAAAMIAIAHPDDRDTLAAAARRGA
- a CDS encoding 2-hydroxyacid dehydrogenase encodes the protein MPTMTPPPPLAIRFLDDDHVIRLIPALLAGPNGTSADYVRDFFSPEKIEASAWAALTRRLEAYHIAPEALSVSPEDSAVLVFRRGRIDTDILDAHPNLRLIQRLGSGPHTIDLDAASERGIAVSCITRPSLVTVAEHCLMLMLAASRRLIPCDHAVRRAEYAPGKAGEVAYNWPGMTGIESLYGKTLGILGMGEVGTLLAERARAFGMRLLYCDESPLPPAVARTLAAERVDKAALFARADILSIHIPGTPANRKAVGAREIALMKPEAILINTSRGSIVDEDALCDALETGRLSAAALDVHGHEPRGPDRITALPNVVLTPHLAAGSRLNVLKDIAMVCDNLLAVQYGDPIVHGLVPRGVAQ
- a CDS encoding aldehyde dehydrogenase: MNTVASPAPLQTTTFLNWIGNKDMPAASGKTFDHISPIDGSVVARFADSGEEDARRAVELARKTFDSGVWSNAPARSRFEVLRRVARIIEDNKQELAERMVLESGKPVSTAMGEIMGAVKTFEYYAGATLDLEGSAISDRNPQAFGLILREPVGVAAFITPWNFPLLNPVCKIAPALAAGCVVVAKPSHLCSSPTVLLARYLAQAGVPDGVVSVITSQKDRGAVVGQYLSSSPLVDKVAFTGSTATGRAVMRAAATNNKKVALELGGKSANIVFEDADLDTAAATAIAAFCYNSGQQCSAGTRLLVQRSIYDDFMERVLAQAGKQIVGDPRDAATTMGPLVNREQYDRVRGHVNVGHDCGTLLTGGSRPDDSRLDDGLYLMPTIFGGVDNQSRLAQEEVFGPILAVIPFDDTDAAIRLANDSAYGLAGGVWTRNLDRAFKVIKGVRTGKMFVNGYNNVGIDDMPHGGYKDSGVGREFGREGLAEYQQVKTVQIKLA
- a CDS encoding NAD(P)-dependent oxidoreductase, coding for METPRQVLVTGGAGCLGLPVIRALLDRGHRVRSLDTVLADPSQCGVWKLSGDEVDWRISDLRDRAAVRAALSGCDAVVHAAALDLPTSAERPEDAVAVNGLATIALMEAAAELGVGIFTLISSAAASCKPPSVYGSLKLLAEYVLEETAQRTGMTARVIRPFVIFGPGRHRGISAGLSQACAEAAQGRASVIPFSGLSWFDPLDQLANVIAESLGAQQGDASPVMPALAGDTRAMADALSRLSGQKVTVQGPPLPAFRPVDAAAVARDALALERALSRAVENYRRSEISVDTV
- the dctP gene encoding TRAP transporter substrate-binding protein DctP, producing MKSAIRAALLLAATYVPAAAQGIPEMNFKYASVLPQGNAISDVDEYFVDKLTELSDGNLTAEIYWTRSLGKADEMMTLVEAGAIDFTMLETGQYSETQFSGVTNALPMVFFSADEVLEASQALLASDVVQQELAAIGGQVTLVRPSPGYYLLCKDPIQSTADFKGKKLRGYGAYVPLMWEALGAVPVNVASNELYEALDKGIIDCAYLPPSFLAAFKLGEVAKYLVDYSFGMIELAPIVTPTVVWEGWSPEVQAVVTQAARDAEAWGADHIQQNAEESIQSMVDIGVEVVPVSDPEAIEAAIPDMLDIWSAKLEGEGRGEEAAAVVEIIRATLAD
- a CDS encoding TRAP transporter small permease, whose amino-acid sequence is MSQVLKMADGTIALLAKAATACAAGVVLVLMVLGVADRVLTEFFARPIPSAIEFQRLFEAVLIFLGLAGVQYRKAHIKIDILSEIFGPRLERITDIFGQIVSILFYALISWQAYLLAARSIAVGETSAGRIDIPVAPFKAFVFIGMTIALVEATRQLVHLLRPRGAPVMEGQ
- a CDS encoding TRAP transporter large permease, which produces MDPVVLGLLSLVAIVIISLFGAPIGASIGLVSAFGLWMTSGWTLMTVNLRTIPFSTAAEYAFIVVPMFVLMGNVAASAGIIESLFTVAARWLERVRGGLLVAVTLASAGFAAVSGSTVVNAAVFTRMALPEMVRQGYDARISAAAIAAAGTFAVMIPPSLGFVLYGIMTTESVGKLFMAGLLPGVLTAVVYVLLILVGVRLRPHWAPVPVNTTSFSEKLASLKTLWGMGLLVAIVLGGIYTGFMPPSVAGAVGAMGAILISLAQRRLTWASLWGDLSRTAVLTSSLFFIVISGFIFARFLTTSGFVPELTDAVSGAGIGKWEFLAIVTVTYLVLGMFIDGASMAVITLPFVYPIAQELGIDGLWFGVLFVKLVEIGAITPPVGLNLFTVVAASEGRMKAVDLIRGIMPFLLAEIIVLVLIVAFPAISTWLPAQMN